In Felis catus isolate Fca126 chromosome A2, F.catus_Fca126_mat1.0, whole genome shotgun sequence, the following proteins share a genomic window:
- the CHCHD4 gene encoding mitochondrial intermembrane space import and assembly protein 40 isoform X2: MAYCRQEGKDRIIFVTKEDHETPSNAELVADDPNDPYEEHGLILPSGDINWNCPCLGGMASGPCGEQFKSAFSCFHYSTEDVKGSDCVDQFRAMQECMQKYPDLYPQEDEEEEEEEKKPAERLEETASTEATATKEEEGSS; the protein is encoded by the exons ATGGCCTACTGCCGGCAGGAAG GGAAGGATCGAATCATATTTGTGACCAAAGAAGACCATGAAACCCCAAGCAATGCAGAGCTGGTGGCTGATGACCCCAACGACCCATATGAGGAGCACG GATTGATCCTGCCAAGTGGAGACATTAACTGGAACTGCCCGTGCCTTGGGGGAATGGCCAGTGGCCCCTGTGGGGAACAGTTCAAGTCGGCCTTTTCCTGCTTCCACTATAGCACAGAGGATGTCAAGGGGTCAGACTGTGTAGACCAGTTCCGGGCCATGCAGGAATGCATGCAGAAATACCCTGACCTCTATCCtcaggaggacgaggaggaggaggaggaggagaagaagccaGCAGAACGTTTAGAAGAGACAGCTTCCACTGAGGCCACTGCAACCAAAGAAGAGGAGGGGTCAAGCTAA
- the CHCHD4 gene encoding mitochondrial intermembrane space import and assembly protein 40 isoform X1 has product METGLRGPAGDTLFCQPRSPTGPGAPRPHCRGGRREGRPGIPSSGPLGGLGAGVATSVLQMRKPRLGGRRLAQGHGKDRIIFVTKEDHETPSNAELVADDPNDPYEEHGLILPSGDINWNCPCLGGMASGPCGEQFKSAFSCFHYSTEDVKGSDCVDQFRAMQECMQKYPDLYPQEDEEEEEEEKKPAERLEETASTEATATKEEEGSS; this is encoded by the exons ATGGAGACGGGCCTACGAGGGCCTGCAGGGGACACGCTGTTTTGCCAACCCCGCAGCCCCACAGGCCCCGGCGCCCCGCGACCCCACTGCAGGGGCGGGCGACGCGAGGGGCGGCCCGGGATACCCTCCTCAGGACCCTTGGGAGGGCTGGGCGCTGGGGTCGCCACGtccgttttgcagatgagaaaaccgagactgggaggaaggaggctggCCCAAGGTCACG GGAAGGATCGAATCATATTTGTGACCAAAGAAGACCATGAAACCCCAAGCAATGCAGAGCTGGTGGCTGATGACCCCAACGACCCATATGAGGAGCACG GATTGATCCTGCCAAGTGGAGACATTAACTGGAACTGCCCGTGCCTTGGGGGAATGGCCAGTGGCCCCTGTGGGGAACAGTTCAAGTCGGCCTTTTCCTGCTTCCACTATAGCACAGAGGATGTCAAGGGGTCAGACTGTGTAGACCAGTTCCGGGCCATGCAGGAATGCATGCAGAAATACCCTGACCTCTATCCtcaggaggacgaggaggaggaggaggaggagaagaagccaGCAGAACGTTTAGAAGAGACAGCTTCCACTGAGGCCACTGCAACCAAAGAAGAGGAGGGGTCAAGCTAA